The following proteins are co-located in the Desulfurococcus amylolyticus Z-533 genome:
- a CDS encoding A/G-specific adenine glycosylase produces the protein MWFFDPAFNDRVRAFREAVVEWYRSHGDKSLPWRTARNPWHVLVAVFLLRRTSKSKVVKVYEEFLKRYPSPGALLSAGEDEVRELIRPLGLEHVRARQLKELAEQIERRFGGRVPCSREELKELPGVGDYAASEVLLAACGRPEPLLDTNMIRVIERVFGVRSTRRRPHRDLRLWDFARALVPSDPQLAREFNYGVFDIARKYCRARSPKCAGCPLTHVCDYYSRLGKPHQPQRLNGP, from the coding sequence GTGTGGTTCTTCGACCCGGCGTTCAACGATAGGGTTAGGGCGTTCCGGGAGGCTGTTGTCGAGTGGTACAGGAGCCACGGGGATAAGAGCCTCCCCTGGAGGACCGCGAGGAACCCCTGGCACGTGCTCGTAGCGGTCTTCCTCCTGAGGAGGACGTCCAAGAGCAAGGTCGTTAAGGTCTACGAGGAGTTCCTGAAGCGCTACCCCAGCCCGGGGGCCCTCTTGTCCGCCGGCGAGGACGAGGTGAGGGAGCTCATACGGCCCCTGGGCTTGGAGCACGTGAGGGCCAGGCAACTCAAGGAGCTGGCCGAGCAAATCGAGAGGAGGTTCGGGGGCAGGGTCCCCTGTAGCAGGGAAGAGCTCAAGGAGCTCCCGGGCGTGGGGGACTATGCCGCGTCGGAGGTCCTGCTAGCGGCCTGCGGCAGGCCGGAGCCCCTCTTGGACACGAACATGATAAGGGTTATCGAGAGGGTGTTCGGCGTCAGGTCGACCAGGAGGAGGCCACACAGGGACCTCCGGCTCTGGGACTTCGCTAGAGCCCTAGTGCCCTCCGACCCACAGCTGGCCAGGGAGTTCAACTACGGGGTTTTCGACATAGCGAGAAAGTACTGCAGAGCCCGAAGCCCCAAGTGCGCAGGGTGCCCCCTAACACACGTATGCGACTACTACTCGAGGCTCGGGAAGCCGCATCAACCCCAGCGGCTCAATGGGCCGTAG
- a CDS encoding ABC transporter permease subunit, whose protein sequence is MVPELVVATLLSLYRMFAAYLLSLLIALFTGIAMARNRVVEAVLLPILDVLQSIPILGFFPVVLSAFVYGLGPGLGGELSAIVLISTSLVWNMIFGVYASIKSLDPSFDLMASVYRIPLPLKLALVYVPASRTSLLSNSLISWAGGWFFLTSAEVISMGTQTLKLVGLGSFIFDASNRGDAQAFAAGMGVLFTVILATYIILWNPAVVKYTGLTILPGVMAVFNALERLTRLFWRLVVEAILRAWLYSRRLVLPSSTALVLVALLGPQIRPTGFSTGLLYGSLVKYLNMFLTNVWPTLLRVYVVLLVSLLISLPLAYLSHRRRAVGLAACTAGELLSSIPAMIWWPLLLPVAHVAPWFVMFFVYLQGALWYVYFNVMIFGLQYVKRDIIELTDVYKIRGFLYFKSVFIPAMLPSILTGLLSASGGAWNASIAAEYIAFGDFEVDTGGVGSLIDKLAAQGNSLGVLFVALYMSLVIVLLNKLIWGRLFARLGARFVVD, encoded by the coding sequence TTGGTCCCGGAACTCGTAGTGGCCACGCTCTTGAGCCTCTACAGGATGTTCGCGGCCTACCTTTTATCGCTCTTGATTGCCCTGTTCACAGGCATCGCGATGGCCAGGAACAGGGTCGTCGAGGCCGTTCTTCTACCCATACTAGACGTCCTCCAGTCCATACCCATACTGGGCTTCTTCCCCGTCGTATTATCCGCGTTTGTTTACGGGCTGGGCCCAGGGTTAGGAGGCGAGCTGAGCGCTATAGTCCTGATATCGACGAGCCTGGTTTGGAACATGATCTTTGGCGTCTACGCGTCCATTAAGTCCCTTGACCCGAGCTTCGACTTGATGGCCAGCGTATACAGGATACCCCTCCCCCTCAAGCTAGCCTTGGTGTACGTCCCCGCCTCCCGTACATCTCTCCTCTCCAATAGCCTAATATCCTGGGCCGGCGGCTGGTTCTTCCTCACAAGCGCGGAGGTGATCTCGATGGGCACTCAAACCCTCAAGTTGGTCGGGCTGGGGAGCTTCATATTCGACGCATCGAACAGGGGGGACGCCCAGGCTTTTGCGGCTGGGATGGGCGTCTTATTCACTGTTATCCTCGCGACCTACATAATTCTCTGGAACCCAGCCGTGGTGAAGTACACAGGGCTCACCATACTGCCTGGTGTAATGGCGGTCTTCAACGCTCTCGAGAGGCTTACGAGACTATTCTGGAGGCTTGTCGTGGAGGCTATCCTGAGAGCCTGGTTATACTCCAGGAGGCTCGTGCTACCTTCTTCCACGGCCTTAGTCTTGGTAGCACTCTTGGGTCCCCAGATAAGGCCCACAGGGTTCTCCACAGGCCTCCTCTACGGGAGCCTGGTCAAGTACTTGAACATGTTCCTGACCAACGTCTGGCCGACGCTGCTAAGAGTCTACGTCGTACTGCTCGTCTCCCTACTGATCTCGCTCCCGTTAGCATACCTATCCCACAGGAGAAGGGCCGTGGGGCTTGCCGCGTGTACGGCTGGGGAGCTTCTATCATCGATCCCAGCCATGATCTGGTGGCCTCTACTACTGCCGGTCGCGCACGTCGCCCCGTGGTTCGTCATGTTCTTCGTCTACCTCCAGGGTGCCCTGTGGTACGTGTACTTCAACGTGATGATCTTCGGGCTCCAGTACGTGAAGAGGGACATCATCGAGCTAACGGACGTGTACAAGATAAGAGGGTTCCTCTACTTCAAGTCTGTGTTCATACCAGCCATGCTCCCCTCTATACTAACAGGCCTACTCTCTGCCTCGGGAGGTGCTTGGAACGCTTCTATAGCTGCAGAGTACATCGCGTTCGGAGACTTCGAGGTGGACACCGGTGGAGTGGGGAGCCTCATAGACAAGCTGGCTGCACAAGGCAACTCGCTCGGGGTGTTGTTCGTAGCTTTATACATGAGTCTCGTGATAGTCTTGCTAAACAAGCTCATCTGGGGTAGGCTATTCGCGAGGCTGGGGGCGAGGTTCGTTGTCGACTGA
- a CDS encoding ABC transporter ATP-binding protein, with protein sequence MSTELTLSIRGLTKKYKAPGREVLVLDNISFDVGEEFIAILGPSGCGKSTLLRIIAGVEKPDSGTVEFHLGREPRVGFVFQFPTLLPWMTILANVALPLLARGTRENEAREKARRALTLVGLGEFEDFYPNELSGGMKQRVNIARAIAIEPDLLLLDEPFSQLDPLTAETLRSEVLDLWLSSVLSLKAIIMVTHNVEEAVLMADRIIVLSPRPAKIVRDVRVDIKRPRSRKMPEVQELVDRIYEYVS encoded by the coding sequence TTGTCGACTGAGCTCACACTTAGTATAAGGGGGCTTACGAAGAAGTACAAGGCGCCCGGCAGGGAGGTCCTGGTACTGGACAACATAAGCTTCGATGTCGGTGAGGAGTTTATTGCTATACTAGGACCCAGCGGTTGCGGGAAGTCGACCCTCCTGAGGATCATAGCCGGTGTTGAGAAGCCGGACTCCGGTACCGTGGAGTTCCACCTCGGCCGCGAGCCCAGAGTAGGCTTTGTTTTCCAGTTCCCCACACTCCTACCATGGATGACGATTCTAGCCAACGTAGCGCTACCGCTCCTCGCCAGAGGAACCAGGGAGAATGAGGCTAGGGAGAAGGCCAGGAGAGCCCTGACCCTCGTAGGGCTAGGCGAGTTCGAGGACTTCTACCCCAACGAACTAAGCGGGGGAATGAAGCAGAGAGTAAACATAGCACGGGCAATCGCTATCGAGCCCGACCTCCTTTTACTCGACGAGCCCTTCTCCCAGCTCGACCCTCTCACAGCTGAGACTCTGAGAAGCGAGGTGCTCGACCTATGGCTGTCCAGCGTCCTGTCTTTGAAGGCGATCATAATGGTCACCCATAACGTTGAGGAGGCCGTTTTAATGGCGGACAGGATCATAGTCTTGTCGCCGAGGCCCGCGAAAATAGTAAGAGACGTTAGGGTGGACATCAAGAGGCCTAGGAGCAGAAAGATGCCCGAGGTGCAGGAGCTAGTAGACAGGATATACGAGTACGTCAGCTAG
- a CDS encoding AAA-associated domain-containing protein — MSQDTKKIVLPYNLTPDHLLGLVEVLHSLGGRADPMNLGDLLGENIDILPHVIDVAEILGLVSIAPNGDVVLTELGEKIVTGNIKNVKKLLGENVKRVEPLSTLLDVLSRRRVITSDEYESVLSQYYNLHLNDAKRNILQWGAFLGLFKMDANDEYVYLLH, encoded by the coding sequence TTGTCACAAGATACAAAGAAAATCGTGCTACCGTACAACTTGACACCAGACCACCTACTCGGCCTTGTCGAGGTCCTACATAGCCTGGGCGGGAGAGCGGACCCAATGAACCTAGGAGACTTGCTGGGCGAGAACATAGACATACTCCCCCACGTAATCGATGTTGCGGAGATCCTGGGTCTCGTCTCGATTGCCCCAAACGGTGACGTGGTTCTTACAGAACTTGGCGAGAAGATAGTGACAGGTAACATAAAGAACGTTAAGAAGTTGTTGGGGGAGAACGTTAAGAGAGTAGAGCCGCTTAGCACCCTACTCGACGTGCTCTCCAGGAGGAGGGTCATAACCTCCGACGAGTACGAGAGCGTTCTCTCACAGTACTACAATCTCCACTTGAACGACGCTAAGCGGAACATACTCCAGTGGGGCGCATTCCTCGGCCTTTTCAAGATGGATGCGAACGACGAGTACGTGTACTTGCTCCACTAG
- a CDS encoding 3-methyl-2-oxobutanoate dehydrogenase subunit beta, which produces MGDDQEVIYVSTGRPKPPIPYNMRDVVLPGDAACPGCPIPMAWKVLSAVFGEKMILVIPACCSSVVVGTYPFHSLKTSIIHVPFASAAAVASGTAEALERRGILDVQVVAWAGDGGTADIGMASLSGAAERNNNILYIMYDNEAYMNTGIQRSSSTPLGAWTTTTPIKGKIEPKKDVAKIMIAHGVSYVATASIGYPHDFYNKLQKAKGIRGFKFIHLHAPCPIGWRFDPRYTVRIAKLAVETGLWILYEYHDGKLTISSPSRAYMDPSKRKPIEEYIKLQGRFRNITEELLSEIKRQMDANWEWIKKHM; this is translated from the coding sequence ATGGGTGATGATCAGGAGGTGATATATGTGTCTACAGGTAGACCCAAGCCCCCTATACCATATAATATGAGGGACGTGGTATTACCGGGAGACGCCGCCTGCCCTGGATGCCCTATACCGATGGCATGGAAGGTTCTCTCAGCTGTCTTTGGAGAAAAAATGATACTAGTTATACCGGCCTGCTGCTCCTCAGTAGTCGTGGGAACATACCCGTTTCACTCGTTGAAGACAAGTATAATACATGTCCCATTCGCCTCGGCAGCGGCTGTAGCATCCGGGACAGCTGAGGCCCTCGAGAGAAGGGGTATCCTGGATGTCCAGGTGGTGGCATGGGCAGGGGATGGTGGTACAGCTGACATAGGCATGGCTAGTTTAAGCGGTGCAGCCGAGAGGAATAACAATATATTGTACATAATGTATGATAACGAGGCTTATATGAACACTGGTATACAGAGAAGCTCGTCAACGCCGCTCGGTGCATGGACTACTACGACACCTATCAAGGGTAAAATAGAGCCCAAGAAAGACGTGGCAAAGATAATGATAGCCCATGGCGTATCATACGTTGCAACAGCAAGTATAGGGTATCCCCACGACTTCTACAATAAGTTACAGAAAGCAAAAGGGATCAGGGGATTCAAGTTCATACATCTCCATGCACCATGCCCAATAGGCTGGAGATTCGATCCAAGATATACAGTAAGAATTGCCAAGCTAGCTGTTGAAACAGGATTATGGATACTCTACGAGTATCATGATGGAAAACTCACGATATCCAGCCCGAGTAGGGCCTACATGGATCCAAGTAAGAGAAAACCTATCGAGGAATATATTAAGCTACAAGGTAGGTTCAGGAATATAACGGAAGAACTGCTAAGCGAGATAAAGAGGCAGATGGATGCAAACTGGGAGTGGATCAAGAAACATATGTAG
- a CDS encoding 30S ribosomal protein S25, with the protein MSKKREKAEKALPPELALTSPDLTGESLAKVEKEIVRAEDPYVTPSTIAQKYGVEVNTAKKILRLLEEKGLVKPVSRTRRTRVYVIVK; encoded by the coding sequence ATGTCGAAGAAGAGGGAGAAAGCCGAGAAGGCTCTGCCACCCGAGCTCGCCTTAACGTCGCCGGACTTGACTGGGGAGTCGCTAGCCAAGGTCGAGAAGGAGATCGTGAGGGCCGAGGACCCGTACGTGACCCCCAGTACTATAGCACAGAAGTACGGGGTCGAAGTGAACACCGCCAAGAAGATCCTGAGGCTTCTCGAGGAGAAGGGTCTCGTGAAGCCGGTCTCCCGCACGAGGAGGACCCGGGTCTACGTTATCGTGAAGTAG
- a CDS encoding YiiX/YebB-like N1pC/P60 family cysteine hydrolase yields MRRISVPVLALLAVSLLLLPVRVEALSTGGGYVTVPLDTFLAIARPGDLIIVRGDTWYMKIAGYWHHVAIYIGNGYVVEATPDYGVKISHVSTVVSNRLAVGLFRVKTTDLVRERAVQFVLAQLGKPYDYGWLLYPGGKQVYGASYYCSELAWASYLAAGGPDIDANPGFTLRYGFNVAPDEIAMDNDVYPVAVWTA; encoded by the coding sequence ATGAGACGTATTAGCGTCCCTGTACTAGCTTTGCTCGCTGTGTCGCTACTACTGTTACCGGTTAGGGTTGAGGCGCTCTCCACCGGCGGAGGCTACGTGACCGTCCCGCTAGACACGTTCCTAGCTATCGCGAGGCCCGGAGACCTGATCATCGTGAGGGGGGACACCTGGTACATGAAGATAGCGGGCTACTGGCACCACGTCGCGATCTACATCGGCAACGGGTATGTGGTAGAGGCGACCCCGGACTACGGGGTCAAGATAAGCCATGTCTCCACCGTCGTGTCCAACAGGCTCGCAGTAGGCCTGTTCAGAGTCAAGACCACCGACTTGGTGAGGGAGAGAGCAGTCCAGTTCGTGCTGGCCCAGCTCGGTAAGCCCTACGACTATGGCTGGTTGCTGTACCCGGGCGGTAAGCAGGTATACGGGGCCAGCTACTACTGCAGCGAGCTCGCCTGGGCCTCCTACCTGGCCGCAGGAGGCCCCGACATAGACGCGAACCCCGGCTTCACACTCAGGTACGGCTTCAACGTAGCACCGGACGAGATAGCTATGGACAACGACGTCTACCCGGTAGCCGTTTGGACAGCTTAG
- a CDS encoding geranylgeranylglyceryl/heptaprenylglyceryl phosphate synthase: MKNKVFNYIVGKIAGGEKLHFTLIDPDKVSRLDELEKLMDIASSAGTDAFLIGGSTSVTPEEAGATAEVLKKSGLPVVVFPGNLNCLTPKADAVLFMVLMNTMEPYYLMQVQVLAAPLIRKYSLETIPTGYIVFNTDTAVGHIGRVYSIPYSKPELVLAYALAAEMMGFKLLYLEAGSGAQSHIPPAFPGIVKKHTELITMVGGGIRSPDAALELIRAGADIIVTGTIMEKDPERGVNIIKTIKKYRG, encoded by the coding sequence ATGAAGAATAAGGTGTTTAATTACATAGTTGGAAAAATAGCGGGAGGAGAGAAACTACACTTTACCCTAATAGACCCTGATAAGGTAAGTAGGCTCGATGAATTAGAGAAGTTAATGGATATAGCCAGTAGTGCCGGTACCGATGCCTTTCTAATAGGTGGGAGCACTAGTGTAACCCCGGAGGAGGCTGGGGCTACAGCTGAAGTACTCAAGAAGAGCGGTCTCCCCGTGGTGGTTTTCCCAGGTAATTTAAATTGTTTAACGCCTAAAGCTGATGCAGTATTATTCATGGTCCTAATGAATACCATGGAGCCATACTACTTAATGCAGGTGCAGGTCCTAGCCGCCCCTTTAATACGTAAATATAGTCTTGAAACCATTCCAACAGGCTACATAGTCTTCAACACTGATACGGCTGTAGGGCATATTGGCAGAGTGTATTCAATACCATACTCGAAGCCCGAGCTTGTTCTAGCATATGCGTTGGCAGCTGAAATGATGGGGTTTAAACTACTCTACCTAGAGGCTGGCAGTGGTGCCCAAAGCCACATACCACCAGCCTTCCCAGGGATCGTTAAGAAGCACACCGAGTTGATCACTATGGTCGGCGGGGGCATTAGATCCCCTGATGCAGCACTAGAGTTGATTAGAGCCGGGGCCGACATCATAGTTACCGGTACTATAATGGAGAAGGATCCTGAGAGAGGGGTAAATATTATAAAAACGATCAAGAAGTACCGGGGCTGA
- a CDS encoding metal-binding protein: protein MDLHETRSRLSADSTLDKPGLRKDILSLIYSYRFTKIKVKGGGREVWIYGGPERDYVIIPGSFCSCMDFTIRVVSRGETPYCKHLLGLEVARRLGKYREIEMEVQDVIKVVREVFAKGFSRTLHRILYKY, encoded by the coding sequence ATGGATCTACATGAGACTAGATCCAGGCTCTCTGCAGACTCCACACTGGATAAACCCGGTCTGAGGAAGGATATACTATCCCTTATTTACTCCTATAGATTCACTAAGATAAAGGTGAAGGGTGGAGGTAGGGAAGTATGGATCTATGGCGGCCCTGAGAGAGACTACGTGATCATACCTGGATCTTTCTGTAGTTGTATGGATTTCACTATCAGAGTTGTCTCCCGTGGGGAGACGCCATACTGTAAACACTTACTGGGGCTTGAGGTAGCACGTAGACTAGGTAAGTATAGGGAGATAGAGATGGAGGTGCAGGACGTAATCAAGGTTGTCAGGGAGGTGTTTGCCAAGGGATTCTCGAGGACTCTGCATAGAATACTATATAAATACTGA
- a CDS encoding plasma-membrane proton-efflux P-type ATPase: protein MSSLRGLTKADVEERIRKYGLNVVPEKKESLLKLFLKKFTGLTPYTIEAAAVISFVLGRYVDFAVMVALLLVNAVIGIIHEHRAEKAVELLKSKLRVVVRALRDGEWTDVPAEYIVPDDIVKLKLGDVVPADGELVTGHLIVDESALTGESFPVDKNPGDKVYAGSTVLRGEGVVRVSATGASTRYGKTVELVQVSKPRLIIEEITASITKGLLAADIFFILLVAVKLIMSRTSFLDLLPFTLTLLIASIPIALPAMTTITLALGSVELAKAGVIVRRLEAIEAGSMMDVICLDKTGTITENRITVREVVPLSSEYSEREVLLYALLASEEDSKDPIDRAVIEAAKQKGVSKQGVEVLEFKPFSPETKRTEAIARVNGVEVRAVKGAPQVLAEMDKDLDKSRYEALIKEMSSKGERPLAVGVEKSGVFKVVGLIGLYDKPRDDSPLFIKEIKEMGVKPIMITGDNVYVAKTISGVVGIGGRVVTLKGVPREEIPSLVEDIDAFAEVIPEEKHDIVVALQKKEHVVGMTGDGVNDAPALKRADLGVAVSNATDIAKLSASVVLTKPGLRNIVDIIKLGRMVYRRIVVWSLNKVVKTFQIVYFVAISTLFLGLPVLTPTHMILMLFLYDFVTLSISTDRLKPSRKPERWNIRKLVTVSVVLGFIKILELFLALYIALDYLALPLDQTRTFVFYVLLLSGLFNILNFRETNWFWSSKPSLPVALSIVGDIIVGTILVYQGRVIPAIPLHAISVGFLYSVAVTLMLTDAAKIMVFRFFGAV, encoded by the coding sequence TTGAGTAGCCTACGCGGGCTTACAAAAGCAGATGTCGAGGAGAGGATTAGGAAGTACGGGCTCAACGTCGTACCGGAGAAGAAGGAGAGCCTCCTCAAGCTCTTCCTGAAGAAGTTCACGGGCCTAACCCCGTACACTATTGAGGCGGCCGCCGTTATATCGTTCGTGCTGGGGAGGTACGTCGACTTCGCTGTAATGGTTGCTCTGCTACTCGTGAACGCTGTTATAGGCATTATACACGAGCACAGGGCTGAGAAGGCGGTAGAGCTCCTCAAGTCCAAGCTAAGAGTCGTTGTGAGAGCCCTGAGAGACGGGGAGTGGACTGACGTCCCCGCAGAGTACATAGTTCCAGACGACATCGTTAAGCTGAAGCTGGGAGACGTAGTCCCGGCTGACGGCGAGCTCGTCACAGGTCACCTGATCGTCGACGAGTCTGCTTTGACAGGCGAGTCCTTTCCAGTGGACAAGAACCCAGGCGATAAGGTGTACGCGGGTAGCACAGTATTGAGGGGTGAGGGGGTTGTCAGGGTCTCAGCGACAGGAGCGTCGACGAGGTACGGGAAGACGGTCGAGCTAGTCCAGGTCAGCAAACCGAGGCTGATAATAGAGGAGATAACTGCGAGCATAACAAAGGGTCTCCTGGCCGCCGACATCTTCTTCATTCTCCTAGTAGCCGTAAAGCTCATAATGAGTAGGACAAGCTTCCTAGACCTCCTCCCCTTCACGCTAACCCTCTTGATAGCCTCTATACCGATAGCGCTTCCCGCGATGACCACTATAACACTCGCGCTGGGGAGTGTTGAGCTAGCGAAGGCGGGGGTCATTGTTAGGAGGCTGGAGGCGATAGAGGCAGGCTCCATGATGGACGTGATATGCCTTGATAAAACGGGTACGATCACCGAGAACAGGATAACGGTGAGGGAGGTCGTACCCCTCTCCAGCGAGTACTCCGAGAGAGAAGTCCTACTTTACGCGTTGTTAGCGTCCGAGGAGGACAGTAAAGACCCGATCGACAGGGCCGTAATAGAGGCAGCCAAACAAAAAGGCGTCTCGAAACAAGGTGTCGAGGTGCTGGAGTTCAAGCCTTTCAGCCCGGAGACCAAGAGGACGGAGGCAATAGCGAGAGTCAACGGTGTAGAGGTGAGGGCCGTGAAGGGGGCTCCACAGGTACTCGCCGAGATGGACAAGGACCTAGACAAGTCGAGATACGAGGCGTTGATCAAGGAGATGAGCAGTAAAGGCGAGAGACCCCTGGCAGTAGGGGTCGAGAAGAGTGGCGTCTTCAAGGTCGTGGGTCTCATAGGCCTGTACGACAAGCCTAGAGACGACTCGCCGCTCTTCATCAAGGAGATCAAGGAGATGGGCGTCAAGCCCATCATGATAACTGGTGACAACGTCTACGTGGCGAAGACGATCTCGGGTGTCGTCGGTATAGGTGGGAGGGTGGTCACGCTTAAGGGGGTACCCAGAGAGGAGATACCGAGCCTCGTGGAGGACATAGACGCCTTCGCAGAGGTGATACCCGAAGAGAAGCACGACATCGTGGTCGCCCTGCAGAAGAAGGAACATGTAGTAGGCATGACGGGCGACGGCGTCAACGACGCCCCCGCACTGAAGAGGGCCGACCTCGGCGTGGCCGTGAGCAACGCCACAGACATCGCGAAGTTATCGGCGTCAGTAGTCCTCACCAAGCCCGGACTCAGGAATATAGTTGACATAATCAAGCTCGGCAGAATGGTCTACAGGAGGATCGTTGTATGGTCTCTGAACAAGGTCGTCAAGACGTTCCAGATTGTTTACTTCGTCGCGATATCCACGCTCTTCCTCGGCCTCCCCGTCCTCACACCCACTCACATGATACTCATGTTGTTCCTCTACGACTTTGTAACCCTTTCGATCAGCACAGACAGGCTGAAGCCAAGCAGGAAGCCCGAGAGGTGGAACATACGGAAGTTAGTGACCGTATCTGTGGTGCTGGGCTTCATTAAGATTCTTGAGCTGTTCCTAGCGCTCTATATCGCGCTCGACTACCTGGCCCTCCCGCTCGACCAGACCAGGACGTTCGTCTTCTACGTCCTGCTACTCTCCGGGCTCTTCAACATACTCAACTTCAGGGAGACCAACTGGTTCTGGAGTAGTAAGCCCAGCCTACCCGTGGCACTCTCGATAGTCGGGGACATAATCGTGGGGACTATACTAGTCTACCAGGGCAGGGTAATACCCGCGATACCACTACACGCTATATCGGTGGGCTTCTTGTACTCGGTTGCCGTAACGCTAATGCTGACGGACGCAGCTAAGATAATGGTGTTCAGGTTCTTCGGAGCCGTCTAG
- a CDS encoding MazG nucleotide pyrophosphohydrolase domain-containing protein — MDIKSAQDYIRRQYYERDNARGVFATFTWFTEEVGELAEALLHMDKSMLEEELADVFAWLLSIANLVNIDLEEAFRKKYLSPGTS; from the coding sequence ATGGATATAAAGAGTGCACAGGATTACATTAGGAGACAATACTATGAAAGAGACAACGCGAGAGGCGTATTCGCTACCTTTACATGGTTCACGGAGGAGGTAGGCGAGTTAGCTGAGGCACTACTACACATGGATAAATCTATGCTTGAGGAAGAACTAGCCGACGTATTTGCATGGCTTCTCAGCATAGCTAACCTGGTAAATATAGATCTAGAGGAGGCATTTAGAAAGAAGTATCTCAGCCCCGGTACTTCTTGA
- a CDS encoding preprotein translocase subunit Sec61beta has protein sequence MSKKGRRRRDVPGMFSAAGLVRYYEESDVGLKLKPHILIAIMVAFTVTVIVLSKLAPLT, from the coding sequence ATGAGTAAGAAGGGTAGGCGTAGAAGGGATGTCCCGGGCATGTTTTCGGCAGCTGGACTGGTTAGATATTATGAGGAGAGCGATGTAGGCTTAAAACTAAAACCCCATATATTAATCGCTATTATGGTGGCATTCACGGTTACGGTAATAGTTTTATCGAAGCTTGCCCCCTTGACTTAG